In Oncorhynchus kisutch isolate 150728-3 linkage group LG5, Okis_V2, whole genome shotgun sequence, a genomic segment contains:
- the LOC109890815 gene encoding interleukin-17 receptor D isoform X1 has protein sequence MAARARLFHLATIVFLFSNYYSASQAPGTDKGNSDKCNNKVQQSLHTEDEVAGDVLTTPWLLSRQRKCWKGLQVQSSSDGNGRKRGVTFRTDNCSVNWSPLGKHAIHGVNNMTFSHLSCDSQAAVVVHWMTSPLGIEHVKGFRVYLEDKNPEGKRCQHMILKDPRPLNFSYKTVKMSSQPFPGLAYETDYMVRVVPFPTVMNDSFFPPSFLRTNSCDVLLGPDNLVCKPFWKPKTLNISQLGSNLHVVFDHAPSTFGFTIYYLYYKLRQEGPFRLKRCKPEFNLPITTCVLQDVIPGTYAIELRDDTNTTRRQAQYHVSQVHSPWAGPIRAMAITVPLVIMSAFATLFTVMCRKKQQENIYSHLDEESAESSSHTTALNADRPWPRTKVFVCYSTKDCPKHLTVVQSFAFFLQDFCGCEVTLDLWEHLQICKEGQMSWLSRQIDEAHYIITVCSKGLKHYIEKSRRGKSPARGGAAAANGAELFIVAVAMIAEKLCEARQKDQDLSRFMAVYFDYSHEGDVPTMLSLAPKFKLMDQLPQMFGRLHSRQLSLPEREPQPLNISKRNYFRSKSGRSLYVAICNMHQHISLEPDWFERQVKPAPLAPRDGVSLSSSSPRMEKFDSGLVLNEVLFKLPSESEGTLKSNVLLTSLPPSLSLAHCSLDRPGGPGNSLSSSIFSQGESGFTSGASSGLGPLALRSVVPPQAGDGSASPPEMPRDSGIYDLSVPSSELSIPLMEGLSPDQADSSSLADSESSSSGMGDEEPPTVSSLHYAVPTICKAELHHHHLVQSEGLGLFPVPLL, from the exons GTGCAGCAGAGCCTGCACACTGAAGATGAAGTTGCAGGAGATGTCTTGACCACACCCTGGCTGCTGTCCAGACAGCGGAAGTGCTGGAAG GGGCTCCAGGTCCAGTCAAGTTCTGACGGGAATGGTCGGAAGCGAGGGGTCACATTCCGAACAGACA ACTGCTCTGTGAACTGGAGTCCATTGGGGAAGCATGCCATCCATGGGGTGAACAATATGACATTCAGCCACCTCTCCTGTGACAGCCAGGCTGCTGTGGTGGTCCACTGGATGACCAGCCCTCTAG GTATTGAGCATGTGAAGGGCTTCAGAGTATACCTAGAGGATAAGAACCCAGAGGGCAAACGGTGTCAACACATGATCCTCAAAGACCCACGACCGCTCAACTTCTCCTACAAGACTGTG AAGATGAGCTCACAGCCCTTCCCTGGCCTGGCCTATGAGACCGATTACATGGTCCGTGTTGTTCCCTTCCCCACCGTCATGAACGACAGCTTCTTCCCCCCATCCTTCCTGCGCACAAACT CCTGTGATGTTCTACTGGGTCCAGACAACCTGGTCTGCAAACCAT TCTGGAAGCCCAAGACTCTCAACATCTCCCAGCTGGGCTCCAACCTCCATGTTGTCTTCGACCACGCCCCCTCCACCTTCGGCTTCACCAtctactacctgtactacaaaCTACGACAGGAGGGACCATTCAGGCTTAAACGCTGCAAACCG GAGTTTAATCTGCCCATAACGACATGCGTTCTTCAAGATGTGATACCAGGAACCTATGCGATTGAG CTGAGAGATGACACCAACACTACCAGAAGACAGGCCCAGTACCACGTAAGCCAAG TCCACTCCCCGTGGGCAGGGCCTATCAGAGCCATGGCCATCACTGTCCCTCTAGTCATCATGTCTGCCTTCGCTACACTCTTCACTGTAATGTGCCGGAAGAAACAACAAG AGAATATCTACTCCCATCTGGATGAGGAGAGTGCTGAGTCATCGTCTCACACCACAGCTCTGAATGCAGACAGACCCTGGCCCCGGACTAAGGTGTTTGTCTGCTACTCCACTAAGGACTGCCCCAAACACCTCACAGTCGTACAGAGCTTCGCCTTCTTCCTCCAGGACTTCTGTGGCTGTGAG gTGACTCTGGACCTGTGGGAGCACCTGCAGATCTGTAAGGAGGGCCAGATGTCCTGGCTGAGTCGGCAGATAGATGAGGctcactacatcatcactgtctgctccaAAGGCCTCAAGCACTATATAGAGAAGAGCCGCAGGGGGAAATCACCAGCCAGAG GTGGAGCAGCTGCAGCAAACGGAGCAGAGCTCTTCATTGTCGCAGTGGCCATGATTGCAGAAAAGCTCTGTGAGGCGCGCCAGAAAGACCAGGACCTGTCTCGCTTCATGGCCGTCTACTTCGACTACTCCCACGAGGGCGACGTCCCGACCATGCTGAGCCTGGCTCCCAAGTTCAAGCTCATGGATCAGCTCCCTCAGATGTTCGGCCGCCTCCACTCCCGCCAGCTCAGTTTACCGGAACGCGAGCCGCAGCCGCTCAACATCAGCAAGAGGAACTACTTCCGGAGCAAGTCAGGGCGGTCTCTGTACGTGGCCATCTGCAACATGCACCAGCACATCTCATTGGAGCCTGATTGGTTCGAGAGGCAGGTGAAACCCGCTCCTCTGGCACCGCGTGACGGAGTGTCATTGTCATCATCGTCGCCTCGCATGGAGAAGTTTGACTCTGGGTTGGTGCTCAACGAGGTTTTATTTAAGTTGCCATCAGAAAGCGAAGGTACTCTGAAGAGCAATGTGCTGCTCAcgtctctccctcccagcctcagCCTGGCCCACTGTTCCTTGGACCGACCCGGGGGGCCTGGGAACAGCCTCTCCAGCTCTATCTTTTCTCAGGGGGAATCTGGGTTCACATCGGGGGCCTCGTCTGGTTTGGGTCCTCTGGCTCTGAGGTCTGTCGTACCTCCCCAGGCTGGAGATGGGTCAGCCAGTCCCCCAGAAATGCCCCGGGACTCTGGGATCTATGATTTGTCAGTGCCCTCTTCTGAGCTGTCCATCCCCCTCATGGAGGGCCTGTCACCTGACCAGGCTGACTCCTCCTCCCTGGCCGACAGCGAATCATCTTCTTCCGGAATGG GTGATGAGGAGCCCCCTACTGTCAGCTCTCTGCACTACGCCGTGCCCACCATCTGTAAAGCTGAGcttcaccaccaccatctagtgCAGTCTGAAGGACTGGGACTCTTTCCTGTTCCTCTCTTGTAG
- the LOC109890815 gene encoding interleukin-17 receptor D isoform X2 yields MAARARLFHLATIVFLFSNYYSASQAPGTDKGNSDKCNNKGLQVQSSSDGNGRKRGVTFRTDNCSVNWSPLGKHAIHGVNNMTFSHLSCDSQAAVVVHWMTSPLGIEHVKGFRVYLEDKNPEGKRCQHMILKDPRPLNFSYKTVKMSSQPFPGLAYETDYMVRVVPFPTVMNDSFFPPSFLRTNSCDVLLGPDNLVCKPFWKPKTLNISQLGSNLHVVFDHAPSTFGFTIYYLYYKLRQEGPFRLKRCKPEFNLPITTCVLQDVIPGTYAIELRDDTNTTRRQAQYHVSQVHSPWAGPIRAMAITVPLVIMSAFATLFTVMCRKKQQENIYSHLDEESAESSSHTTALNADRPWPRTKVFVCYSTKDCPKHLTVVQSFAFFLQDFCGCEVTLDLWEHLQICKEGQMSWLSRQIDEAHYIITVCSKGLKHYIEKSRRGKSPARGGAAAANGAELFIVAVAMIAEKLCEARQKDQDLSRFMAVYFDYSHEGDVPTMLSLAPKFKLMDQLPQMFGRLHSRQLSLPEREPQPLNISKRNYFRSKSGRSLYVAICNMHQHISLEPDWFERQVKPAPLAPRDGVSLSSSSPRMEKFDSGLVLNEVLFKLPSESEGTLKSNVLLTSLPPSLSLAHCSLDRPGGPGNSLSSSIFSQGESGFTSGASSGLGPLALRSVVPPQAGDGSASPPEMPRDSGIYDLSVPSSELSIPLMEGLSPDQADSSSLADSESSSSGMGDEEPPTVSSLHYAVPTICKAELHHHHLVQSEGLGLFPVPLL; encoded by the exons GGGCTCCAGGTCCAGTCAAGTTCTGACGGGAATGGTCGGAAGCGAGGGGTCACATTCCGAACAGACA ACTGCTCTGTGAACTGGAGTCCATTGGGGAAGCATGCCATCCATGGGGTGAACAATATGACATTCAGCCACCTCTCCTGTGACAGCCAGGCTGCTGTGGTGGTCCACTGGATGACCAGCCCTCTAG GTATTGAGCATGTGAAGGGCTTCAGAGTATACCTAGAGGATAAGAACCCAGAGGGCAAACGGTGTCAACACATGATCCTCAAAGACCCACGACCGCTCAACTTCTCCTACAAGACTGTG AAGATGAGCTCACAGCCCTTCCCTGGCCTGGCCTATGAGACCGATTACATGGTCCGTGTTGTTCCCTTCCCCACCGTCATGAACGACAGCTTCTTCCCCCCATCCTTCCTGCGCACAAACT CCTGTGATGTTCTACTGGGTCCAGACAACCTGGTCTGCAAACCAT TCTGGAAGCCCAAGACTCTCAACATCTCCCAGCTGGGCTCCAACCTCCATGTTGTCTTCGACCACGCCCCCTCCACCTTCGGCTTCACCAtctactacctgtactacaaaCTACGACAGGAGGGACCATTCAGGCTTAAACGCTGCAAACCG GAGTTTAATCTGCCCATAACGACATGCGTTCTTCAAGATGTGATACCAGGAACCTATGCGATTGAG CTGAGAGATGACACCAACACTACCAGAAGACAGGCCCAGTACCACGTAAGCCAAG TCCACTCCCCGTGGGCAGGGCCTATCAGAGCCATGGCCATCACTGTCCCTCTAGTCATCATGTCTGCCTTCGCTACACTCTTCACTGTAATGTGCCGGAAGAAACAACAAG AGAATATCTACTCCCATCTGGATGAGGAGAGTGCTGAGTCATCGTCTCACACCACAGCTCTGAATGCAGACAGACCCTGGCCCCGGACTAAGGTGTTTGTCTGCTACTCCACTAAGGACTGCCCCAAACACCTCACAGTCGTACAGAGCTTCGCCTTCTTCCTCCAGGACTTCTGTGGCTGTGAG gTGACTCTGGACCTGTGGGAGCACCTGCAGATCTGTAAGGAGGGCCAGATGTCCTGGCTGAGTCGGCAGATAGATGAGGctcactacatcatcactgtctgctccaAAGGCCTCAAGCACTATATAGAGAAGAGCCGCAGGGGGAAATCACCAGCCAGAG GTGGAGCAGCTGCAGCAAACGGAGCAGAGCTCTTCATTGTCGCAGTGGCCATGATTGCAGAAAAGCTCTGTGAGGCGCGCCAGAAAGACCAGGACCTGTCTCGCTTCATGGCCGTCTACTTCGACTACTCCCACGAGGGCGACGTCCCGACCATGCTGAGCCTGGCTCCCAAGTTCAAGCTCATGGATCAGCTCCCTCAGATGTTCGGCCGCCTCCACTCCCGCCAGCTCAGTTTACCGGAACGCGAGCCGCAGCCGCTCAACATCAGCAAGAGGAACTACTTCCGGAGCAAGTCAGGGCGGTCTCTGTACGTGGCCATCTGCAACATGCACCAGCACATCTCATTGGAGCCTGATTGGTTCGAGAGGCAGGTGAAACCCGCTCCTCTGGCACCGCGTGACGGAGTGTCATTGTCATCATCGTCGCCTCGCATGGAGAAGTTTGACTCTGGGTTGGTGCTCAACGAGGTTTTATTTAAGTTGCCATCAGAAAGCGAAGGTACTCTGAAGAGCAATGTGCTGCTCAcgtctctccctcccagcctcagCCTGGCCCACTGTTCCTTGGACCGACCCGGGGGGCCTGGGAACAGCCTCTCCAGCTCTATCTTTTCTCAGGGGGAATCTGGGTTCACATCGGGGGCCTCGTCTGGTTTGGGTCCTCTGGCTCTGAGGTCTGTCGTACCTCCCCAGGCTGGAGATGGGTCAGCCAGTCCCCCAGAAATGCCCCGGGACTCTGGGATCTATGATTTGTCAGTGCCCTCTTCTGAGCTGTCCATCCCCCTCATGGAGGGCCTGTCACCTGACCAGGCTGACTCCTCCTCCCTGGCCGACAGCGAATCATCTTCTTCCGGAATGG GTGATGAGGAGCCCCCTACTGTCAGCTCTCTGCACTACGCCGTGCCCACCATCTGTAAAGCTGAGcttcaccaccaccatctagtgCAGTCTGAAGGACTGGGACTCTTTCCTGTTCCTCTCTTGTAG